The Nocardia terpenica genome has a segment encoding these proteins:
- a CDS encoding class I SAM-dependent methyltransferase, protein MIATKSSSSGRSFTRGTGRRMFLLEAFRDFRTTGAVAPSSRALAWALTEPVRASRQPVTVLEVGAGTGPITRELLTLLGPDDQLDVVEANACFVERLRGLVGAHADADDRIRVLHKRAEEIPGECCYDAIISGLPFTNFPPAQVDTIMSRYLELLRPGGALTYFAYRGTSVARRLVSSRAETARHREVERILDDYQNRYGTGVVTVWGNLPPAWARSLRRPGDSPVPPRFSAAHREE, encoded by the coding sequence TATGTTCCTGCTCGAAGCGTTCCGCGACTTTCGGACCACCGGGGCTGTCGCGCCGAGCAGCCGGGCGCTGGCCTGGGCCCTGACCGAACCGGTGCGGGCGAGTCGACAACCGGTGACCGTGCTCGAGGTCGGCGCGGGCACCGGCCCGATCACCCGGGAACTGCTGACGCTCCTGGGGCCGGACGATCAACTCGACGTCGTGGAGGCCAACGCGTGTTTCGTGGAGCGACTTCGCGGGCTGGTGGGCGCGCACGCCGATGCGGACGACCGGATTCGAGTGCTGCACAAGCGCGCCGAGGAGATACCGGGCGAGTGCTGTTACGACGCCATCATTTCCGGCCTACCGTTCACGAATTTCCCACCCGCACAGGTTGATACGATTATGAGCCGATACCTGGAGCTGCTGCGCCCCGGTGGTGCGCTGACCTATTTCGCCTATCGGGGAACGAGTGTCGCGCGACGGCTGGTGTCGTCTCGGGCCGAGACCGCGCGCCATCGGGAGGTGGAGCGAATCCTGGACGATTATCAGAACCGATACGGCACCGGAGTCGTCACGGTATGGGGCAACCTACCCCCGGCCTGGGCCCGCTCGCTGCGCCGTCCGGGGGATTCACCGGTGCCGCCCCGGTTTTCGGCCGCACATCGGGAGGAGTGA
- a CDS encoding alpha/beta hydrolase family esterase: MVVVLHGLRDSFESTRRCAGGTFDRFAEGGAVVVYPDGVDREWNSARKAVMFSRRVKSVDDVGFLRVLSERLVGEWSLDPRRVFAVGFSLGGQMAIRMVCDAPDLLAGVALISTTLPAPSNRVCSDLPPIPLPVLAFHGTADTLAPWGGGTVGFRVSPRQRRAWFGKGPHESVPDTLEWFAARNGIEAVPTVEWVRTGSGWAARTDYRQNGCPPVTGYTIIGGGHEIPGPRWRRLLPNTTVGGGLVAADVIARFFDLNASE; this comes from the coding sequence ATGGTTGTGGTGTTGCATGGGCTTCGCGACAGCTTCGAGTCGACGCGGCGGTGTGCGGGCGGGACGTTCGATCGGTTCGCTGAGGGCGGGGCCGTCGTCGTCTATCCCGATGGTGTGGACCGGGAATGGAATTCGGCGCGGAAGGCGGTGATGTTTTCTCGGCGGGTCAAAAGTGTTGACGATGTCGGGTTTCTGCGGGTGTTGAGTGAACGCCTTGTCGGCGAGTGGTCGTTGGATCCGCGGCGGGTTTTCGCGGTCGGCTTCTCGCTCGGTGGGCAGATGGCGATTCGGATGGTGTGTGATGCACCCGATTTGCTGGCGGGCGTGGCCTTGATTTCGACTACCCTTCCCGCACCGAGCAATCGGGTGTGCAGCGATCTGCCGCCGATTCCCTTGCCGGTACTCGCCTTTCACGGTACCGCCGATACTCTCGCGCCGTGGGGTGGTGGGACGGTCGGGTTTCGGGTCTCGCCGCGGCAGCGGCGGGCCTGGTTCGGGAAGGGACCGCACGAATCGGTGCCCGACACGCTCGAATGGTTCGCCGCCCGCAATGGGATCGAGGCGGTGCCGACCGTCGAGTGGGTTCGTACCGGTAGCGGCTGGGCCGCGCGGACAGATTATCGGCAGAATGGATGTCCGCCGGTGACCGGCTACACGATAATCGGTGGCGGGCATGAGATTCCGGGCCCGCGCTGGCGTCGGCTGCTGCCGAATACCACGGTCGGGGGCGGGCTCGTCGCGGCCGATGTGATCGCTCGGTTCTTCGATCTGAACGCTTCCGAGTGA
- the cynS gene encoding cyanase: MIHAQFDPAARQALAATAVAAKTRKDLSWQQIADSTGLSVAFVTAAVLGQHALPESAARAVGELLELDEEAVLLLQTIPTRGSIPGGIPTDPTIYRFYEMLQVYGTTLKALVHEQFGDGIISAINFKLDVKKVADPEGGERAVITLDGKYLPTKPF, encoded by the coding sequence ATGATCCACGCTCAGTTCGACCCCGCCGCCCGCCAGGCGCTCGCCGCGACCGCGGTGGCCGCCAAGACTCGAAAGGACCTGTCCTGGCAGCAGATTGCCGATAGCACCGGGCTGTCGGTCGCGTTCGTGACCGCGGCCGTGCTCGGCCAGCATGCCCTGCCGGAGTCCGCCGCGCGGGCGGTGGGTGAGCTGCTGGAGCTCGACGAGGAGGCCGTGCTGCTGTTGCAAACCATTCCCACTCGCGGCTCGATCCCCGGCGGCATTCCGACCGATCCGACCATCTACCGGTTCTACGAGATGCTTCAGGTCTACGGCACCACGCTGAAGGCATTGGTGCACGAGCAGTTCGGCGACGGGATCATCAGCGCCATCAACTTCAAGCTCGATGTCAAGAAGGTCGCCGATCCGGAGGGTGGTGAGCGTGCGGTGATCACACTCGACGGAAAGTACCTGCCCACCAAACCTTTCTGA
- a CDS encoding carbonic anhydrase, translated as MHDLAEGIAQFRREVFTAKSDLFAHLAATHTPDTLFIGCSDARVVPELITSSEPGELFVIRTAGNLVPAYGSGADAVAASIEYAVAVLEVARIVVCGHSACGAMTALAQGHDLTAVPMVAEWLHHADAARARVADNAVGQLIRRNVVAQLTNLATHPSVARRLADHSLTLHGWVFDIPTGAVEELPADIAAVARHRKEIR; from the coding sequence ATGCACGACCTGGCCGAGGGCATCGCACAGTTCCGGCGCGAGGTGTTTACGGCGAAATCGGATCTGTTCGCACACCTGGCCGCGACGCACACGCCGGATACGTTGTTCATCGGGTGCTCGGATGCGCGCGTCGTCCCGGAGTTGATCACCAGTAGCGAACCCGGCGAGCTGTTCGTGATCCGTACCGCCGGAAATCTGGTGCCCGCCTACGGTTCCGGTGCGGACGCGGTGGCGGCGAGTATCGAATATGCCGTGGCCGTGCTCGAGGTGGCGCGAATCGTGGTGTGCGGGCATTCGGCGTGCGGGGCGATGACCGCCCTCGCGCAGGGCCACGATCTGACCGCGGTGCCGATGGTCGCCGAGTGGCTGCATCATGCCGACGCCGCCCGCGCTCGCGTCGCCGATAATGCAGTGGGACAACTGATTCGGCGCAATGTCGTGGCGCAGCTGACCAACCTCGCCACCCATCCGTCGGTCGCGCGGCGGCTGGCCGACCACAGCCTGACCCTGCACGGCTGGGTCTTCGACATCCCCACCGGCGCGGTCGAGGAACTGCCCGCCGATATCGCCGCAGTCGCCCGCCATCGAAAGGAAATCCGCTGA
- the cynR gene encoding transcriptional regulator CynR: MPELRHLRYLQAVVEHGNFTRAAEDLHISQPTLSQQIRQLERALGAQLLDRGGRSVRLTDAGRAYLEHAARALRELAAGERAVHDVNDLSRGHLRLAVTPTFTAYLVGPLTAELRRRYPGITVTVRETSQERLESALLADELDLGIAFDAPHSHGITATTLFAETLRLVVGTGAPLALDPTRPIPARTLEHHPLALLTPDFITRTHIDAHFADHRITPRIALEANSIQALIEIVQRTPLATVLPDVITHNHPALIPLELDPPLPTRTAALLTRTGAYRTAATRACTQLTLDLARAIYPPVG; encoded by the coding sequence CTGCCGGAACTCCGTCACCTCCGCTACCTGCAGGCCGTCGTCGAGCACGGGAACTTCACCCGTGCCGCCGAAGACCTGCACATCTCGCAACCGACCCTGTCCCAGCAGATCCGCCAGCTCGAGCGCGCGCTGGGCGCGCAACTACTCGACCGCGGCGGGCGGTCGGTCCGCCTCACCGACGCCGGGCGCGCCTACCTCGAGCACGCCGCGCGAGCATTGCGCGAACTCGCGGCCGGGGAGCGCGCCGTCCACGATGTCAATGATCTGTCCCGGGGTCACCTGCGGCTGGCCGTCACCCCCACCTTCACCGCCTACCTCGTCGGCCCCCTCACCGCCGAACTTCGCCGCCGCTACCCTGGCATCACCGTCACCGTCCGCGAAACCAGCCAGGAACGCCTCGAATCCGCGCTCTTGGCAGACGAATTGGACCTCGGCATCGCCTTCGACGCCCCGCACTCGCACGGCATCACCGCCACCACTCTGTTCGCCGAAACCCTGCGCCTGGTCGTCGGTACCGGCGCACCCCTCGCCCTCGACCCCACCCGACCAATCCCCGCCCGCACCCTCGAACACCACCCCCTCGCCCTGCTCACCCCCGACTTCATCACCCGCACCCACATCGACGCCCACTTCGCCGACCACCGCATCACGCCGCGAATCGCCCTGGAAGCCAACTCGATCCAGGCCCTCATCGAAATCGTCCAACGCACCCCACTGGCCACCGTCCTGCCCGACGTCATCACCCACAACCACCCCGCCCTCATCCCTCTCGAACTCGATCCACCCCTGCCCACCAGGACCGCCGCCCTCCTCACCCGCACCGGCGCGTACCGCACCGCCGCCACCCGCGCCTGCACCCAACTCACCCTCGACCTCGCCCGAGCCATCTACCCACCGGTCGGATAA
- a CDS encoding GNAT family N-acetyltransferase produces MATIRSARSTDSEALSELARTAYAHYVDRIGREPAPMMEDYGYLISLGNVWVAEQCGSIVGLLVLEVEPDHLLLNNVAVSPEVQGTGIGAQLLAFAEMHAREHDLSEIRLYTNEAMTENIDYYPRHGYVETHRATEEGYSRVFFAKQL; encoded by the coding sequence ATGGCGACCATCAGATCGGCACGTTCGACCGATTCCGAAGCGCTCTCCGAGCTGGCGCGCACAGCCTATGCACATTATGTCGACCGTATAGGTAGGGAACCGGCGCCTATGATGGAAGACTACGGGTACCTCATCAGCCTGGGGAATGTCTGGGTAGCCGAACAATGCGGTAGCATTGTGGGCCTGCTGGTTCTCGAGGTCGAGCCCGACCATCTGCTACTCAACAATGTCGCAGTGTCACCGGAAGTGCAGGGCACCGGCATTGGCGCACAGTTACTAGCCTTCGCTGAGATGCATGCACGTGAACACGACCTCTCCGAAATCCGGCTCTACACCAACGAAGCAATGACTGAAAATATAGACTACTATCCACGCCACGGCTATGTCGAAACGCATCGCGCCACAGAGGAGGGGTACAGTCGCGTATTCTTCGCCAAACAGCTTTGA
- a CDS encoding MmyB family transcriptional regulator, with protein MKRWACDGAQAGSPLRAKSTHAPVHAGGKRGGRFGGAEQAVEAAQRAHLRQLTAQRPRTRRTPPPERLSSLMRSFGSAPAMVLGRRTDVLAWNALGHALLAGHIDATAPGRRADRPNLARMLFLDSHIRDLYVDWHRKARAVVGNLCVVAGRHPDDGRLAALIGELSMKSPEFTVLWSDHRVAPCEADEYEFRHPLVGTVTVTQHILTVARSPEQSVVVATTAEGSGSEHAITDHRGQQRRSRPGSGSDRGRHRDRRDRVQHQRRRPDSPGCRALPGHPSDHRRRRAHRYRTGHGRPLRPDQGKRPLVDRGPAEHAGAPGVIVHLMAA; from the coding sequence GTGAAGCGCTGGGCGTGCGACGGTGCCCAGGCCGGATCGCCGCTGCGGGCGAAATCCACCCACGCCCCGGTGCATGCAGGCGGCAAGCGCGGCGGGAGGTTCGGCGGGGCCGAGCAGGCCGTGGAGGCCGCGCAGCGCGCGCACCTGCGGCAGCTCACCGCCCAGCGTCCCCGTACGCGGCGCACGCCGCCACCGGAACGGCTCAGCTCGCTGATGCGCTCGTTCGGCAGCGCGCCCGCGATGGTCCTCGGCCGACGGACCGACGTTCTGGCCTGGAACGCGCTGGGGCATGCGCTGCTGGCCGGGCACATCGACGCGACCGCACCCGGCCGTCGCGCGGATCGCCCGAATCTGGCGCGAATGCTGTTCCTGGACTCCCACATTCGCGACCTGTATGTGGACTGGCATCGCAAGGCCCGCGCCGTGGTCGGCAATCTCTGCGTCGTCGCCGGGCGGCATCCCGACGACGGGCGGCTGGCCGCGCTCATCGGCGAGCTGTCCATGAAGAGCCCGGAGTTCACGGTGCTGTGGAGCGATCATCGGGTCGCGCCGTGCGAGGCCGACGAGTACGAGTTTCGTCATCCGCTGGTGGGCACGGTGACGGTGACCCAGCACATCCTCACGGTGGCTCGCTCGCCGGAGCAGTCCGTGGTCGTCGCCACCACCGCCGAAGGATCCGGTTCCGAGCACGCGATCACCGATCATCGAGGACAACAGCGTCGATCACGGCCAGGATCGGGCAGCGATCGAGGCCGTCATCGCGACCGTCGAGACCGCGTACAACACCAACGACGCCGACCTGATAGTCCAGGATGTCGCGCGCTACCAGGCCACCCGAGCGATCACCGCCGACGGCGAGCCCATCGATATCGAACCGGCCATGGTCGCCCTCTACGTCCTGACCAAGGTAAACGGCCGCTGGTGGATCGCGGCCCGGCAGAACACGCCGGTGCCCCGGGGGTGATTGTGCATTTGATGGCGGCCTAG
- a CDS encoding alpha/beta hydrolase domain-containing protein, whose translation MLDSLTIQSTAPYEGYPYEWVTATAEFAVDPTVSANARIVDLDRAPRGAGGRVRFDADVRLLRPVTGGNGRALLVLPNRGMTLGLPFESQSAPPFDLAAVPSPGDGFLLRRGWTIAWCGWQWDILRSTGALGLTAPVADVQPGWMRVEFRPDVDQAEHALSDSGPLADFTEYPTADVHDPDATLTVRTTPMGPAQPIPRSAWRFTGPTGFAVDGGFRAFHWYRLVYRSAFAPVVGTGLLAVRDFGAHLRGEHEYVFASGVSQCGRALRQLLFEGLNVDEAGAQVFDGVFSQIASARRGEFNQRFGQPSLTHPLTPAYGVPLDTTALLARQRALGGTPKIMFVNSSWEYWRGDAALIHQDPRTGADLPEDPDARAHLISGTDHIGPAPELKKLMPIANPAHDLDPTLVLRALFTQLEQWVCDGRAPEPSQVPRRADGTATTRAHVLARIRTLFPAAALPAPEHLPWTPVIDPENTHWPLELGDPLIALVSNIDDHGNETAGIRLPTLAAETAAYTGWNPRVHIDGLPDVLYELLGSRLPTTTPPNHTAIRTAAQNLVDHRFLLPEDLDQAITNATAPAPASRTP comes from the coding sequence GTGCTTGATTCTCTGACCATCCAGTCGACAGCGCCGTACGAGGGCTACCCCTACGAATGGGTCACGGCCACTGCGGAGTTCGCCGTCGATCCCACCGTCTCGGCCAATGCTCGCATCGTCGATCTCGATCGGGCCCCGCGCGGCGCCGGCGGGCGCGTCCGATTCGACGCCGACGTCCGTCTGCTGCGCCCCGTTACCGGCGGCAACGGCCGCGCACTGCTCGTGCTGCCGAATCGCGGTATGACCCTGGGTCTTCCGTTCGAATCGCAGTCCGCGCCGCCGTTCGACCTGGCCGCCGTGCCGTCCCCGGGCGACGGTTTCCTGTTGCGCCGCGGCTGGACCATCGCCTGGTGCGGCTGGCAGTGGGACATCCTGCGATCGACGGGAGCGCTGGGACTGACCGCACCGGTCGCGGACGTGCAGCCCGGCTGGATGCGGGTGGAGTTCCGGCCGGATGTCGACCAGGCCGAGCACGCGCTGAGCGACTCCGGGCCGCTGGCCGACTTCACCGAGTACCCGACCGCCGACGTGCACGACCCCGACGCCACCCTCACCGTCCGCACCACACCCATGGGACCGGCGCAGCCGATACCCCGGTCCGCGTGGCGGTTCACCGGCCCGACCGGCTTCGCGGTCGACGGCGGCTTCCGGGCCTTCCACTGGTACCGGCTGGTGTACCGATCGGCGTTTGCGCCCGTCGTCGGAACCGGGCTGCTGGCGGTGCGGGACTTCGGTGCGCACCTGCGTGGCGAGCACGAGTACGTGTTCGCCTCCGGGGTGTCGCAGTGCGGAAGGGCGTTGCGGCAGTTACTGTTCGAGGGCCTCAATGTCGACGAAGCGGGCGCGCAGGTGTTCGACGGCGTGTTCAGCCAGATCGCCAGCGCACGGCGGGGAGAGTTCAATCAGCGCTTCGGGCAACCGTCGCTGACCCATCCGTTGACTCCCGCCTACGGTGTGCCCCTGGACACCACGGCGCTGCTGGCGCGCCAGCGCGCGCTCGGCGGCACCCCGAAGATCATGTTCGTCAACAGCTCCTGGGAGTATTGGCGCGGCGACGCCGCACTGATCCACCAGGACCCCCGCACCGGAGCCGACCTCCCCGAGGACCCCGACGCCCGCGCCCACCTGATCTCCGGCACCGACCACATCGGCCCGGCCCCGGAACTGAAGAAGCTCATGCCGATCGCCAACCCCGCGCACGACCTGGACCCCACCCTCGTCCTGCGCGCGCTGTTCACCCAACTCGAACAGTGGGTCTGCGACGGCCGCGCCCCCGAACCCAGCCAGGTCCCCCGCCGAGCCGACGGCACCGCCACCACCCGCGCCCACGTTCTCGCCCGAATCCGCACCCTCTTCCCCGCCGCCGCCCTACCCGCCCCCGAGCACCTACCGTGGACCCCGGTCATCGACCCCGAAAATACCCACTGGCCACTGGAACTCGGCGACCCCCTCATCGCCCTCGTCTCGAACATCGACGACCACGGCAACGAAACCGCAGGCATCCGCCTCCCCACCCTCGCCGCAGAAACAGCCGCCTACACCGGCTGGAACCCCCGCGTCCACATCGACGGCCTGCCCGACGTCCTCTACGAACTACTGGGCAGCCGCCTCCCGACCACCACCCCACCAAACCACACCGCAATCCGCACCGCCGCCCAAAACCTGGTCGACCACCGCTTCCTACTCCCGGAAGACCTCGACCAAGCCATCACCAACGCCACCGCCCCGGCCCCGGCCTCCCGAACTCCGTGA
- a CDS encoding TIGR03560 family F420-dependent LLM class oxidoreductase, whose protein sequence is MSHPIRIGAKLVPQGTSIAALRAFWRLADESGFDHLWVYDHLAGAGNAAIATPEPAIDVFDGWTLLATMASETRHARLGCMVTANSFRHPGILAKIATTVDHLSHGRLEFGIGTGWGEYEHTMFALPLEPPRERIEKLDEALRVITALWSPEVYSTFHGNHYHLTAAVHSPKPFQQPRPPIWLGGTGEKRMLKLVAEHADVWNIVDKAGPQEGARLSGVLDRWCADVGRDPHQIRRSVQLKPDPKRVAASITPWLESGFTEIILFIAPDQPLTDLEQIAEQLPALRS, encoded by the coding sequence ATGAGCCATCCCATCCGGATCGGCGCCAAGCTGGTGCCGCAGGGTACGTCGATCGCGGCATTGCGCGCCTTCTGGCGGCTGGCCGACGAGTCGGGTTTCGATCACCTGTGGGTGTACGACCATCTCGCCGGGGCGGGCAATGCCGCCATCGCCACACCCGAGCCCGCCATCGATGTATTCGACGGCTGGACATTGCTGGCGACGATGGCATCGGAGACCCGGCACGCGCGCCTCGGCTGCATGGTGACGGCGAATTCGTTCCGCCACCCCGGCATACTTGCGAAGATCGCCACCACCGTCGATCACCTCTCACACGGCCGCTTGGAGTTCGGAATCGGCACCGGCTGGGGCGAATACGAGCACACCATGTTCGCCCTCCCGCTGGAACCACCCCGCGAACGCATCGAAAAACTCGACGAGGCCCTGCGCGTCATCACCGCACTGTGGTCCCCCGAGGTCTACTCGACCTTCCACGGCAACCACTACCACCTCACCGCAGCCGTCCACTCCCCCAAGCCATTTCAGCAGCCGAGACCCCCGATCTGGCTGGGCGGCACGGGCGAGAAGCGCATGCTCAAGCTCGTCGCCGAGCACGCGGACGTCTGGAACATCGTCGACAAGGCAGGCCCCCAGGAGGGCGCCCGCCTCTCCGGCGTCCTGGACCGCTGGTGCGCAGACGTCGGCCGCGACCCCCACCAGATCCGCCGCTCGGTCCAACTCAAGCCGGACCCGAAACGAGTAGCCGCATCCATCACACCCTGGCTCGAATCAGGCTTCACCGAAATCATCCTCTTCATCGCCCCAGACCAACCCCTCACCGACTTGGAACAGATCGCCGAACAGCTACCGGCCCTGCGTAGCTGA
- a CDS encoding TauD/TfdA dioxygenase family protein produces the protein MEQYELEAIERLTTRTPRDYRTIEVRTLTPIIGAEVSGVDLSQRLSDEQLDEIRTAFLDHHVLVFRDQIISQEDHKRFAGHFGELRPVNPPPPQGDPYVLEISTSAEAANVAGNGWHADGTDDAEPSLGSMLYITRIPEAGSGGDTLFANMHLAYDMLSPAMRQFLDGLTAIHDGHIAWRGHTPPEGYVIPRTEHPLVVRHPETDRKILYVNPAYTESIPQLSADESRALLDMLFRMVPNRALLSCRVHWTPNTLVFWDNRCVQHHATYDYYPHTRYGQRVAINGGPLKG, from the coding sequence GTGGAGCAGTACGAACTCGAGGCCATCGAGCGCCTCACCACCCGCACACCGCGCGACTATCGCACCATCGAGGTCCGCACGCTGACACCGATTATCGGGGCGGAGGTCTCCGGTGTCGATCTGTCGCAGCGGCTTTCGGACGAGCAGCTCGATGAGATCAGGACCGCGTTCCTGGATCATCACGTGCTGGTGTTCCGGGATCAGATCATCTCGCAGGAGGATCACAAGCGCTTCGCCGGGCACTTCGGCGAGCTGCGGCCGGTGAATCCGCCGCCCCCGCAGGGTGATCCGTATGTTCTCGAGATCAGCACCAGCGCCGAGGCCGCCAATGTGGCGGGCAACGGCTGGCATGCCGACGGCACCGACGACGCCGAGCCCTCGCTCGGCTCCATGCTCTACATCACCCGGATCCCGGAGGCGGGCAGCGGCGGCGACACGCTGTTCGCCAATATGCATCTCGCCTACGACATGCTGTCCCCGGCCATGCGCCAATTCCTCGACGGGCTCACCGCCATCCACGACGGCCACATCGCGTGGCGCGGCCACACCCCGCCGGAGGGCTACGTCATCCCCCGCACCGAACATCCGCTGGTGGTCCGCCATCCCGAGACCGACCGCAAGATCCTCTACGTGAACCCCGCCTACACCGAATCCATCCCGCAGCTGTCCGCCGACGAGAGCCGCGCCCTGCTGGACATGTTGTTCCGGATGGTCCCCAATCGGGCCCTGCTGTCGTGCCGCGTCCACTGGACCCCGAATACCTTGGTCTTCTGGGACAACCGCTGCGTCCAGCACCACGCGACCTACGACTACTACCCGCACACCCGCTACGGGCAGCGCGTCGCCATCAACGGCGGGCCGCTGAAGGGCTGA
- a CDS encoding GSCFA domain-containing protein: MNPYQHRPARAFWRPAVAEADPRTVDALWTPKFGLGQDDPIITAGSCFAARLGRPLIDHGRNWFNAEPAPPGLTPEERKARRFGEFSFRTGNIYTAAVLRQWLSWAFDRADAPTEVWEHDGRCYDPYRPAIEPDGFSSAAELFEARSVTLAAIRDAVIEARWFIFTLGLTEAWLDTADGTTYPACPGTVRGTFDPQRHAFHNYTFAEVHRDLTAALDIARAANPELRFVLTVSPVPLTATATDDHILVANGYSKSVLRGVAGQFAQECDDVDYFPSYELITGAPFRSGFYAPNLREVTPEGVEFVLRHFLSALTGQAVATGPARTASGTPTTGGDVCEDAVLDYYGPR, from the coding sequence GTGAACCCGTATCAGCACCGACCGGCGCGGGCATTCTGGCGGCCCGCCGTCGCCGAGGCGGATCCGCGCACGGTGGACGCCCTGTGGACGCCGAAATTCGGTCTCGGCCAGGACGATCCGATCATTACCGCCGGATCCTGCTTCGCGGCCCGGCTCGGCCGCCCGCTCATCGATCACGGCCGCAACTGGTTCAATGCCGAGCCCGCGCCGCCGGGGCTCACGCCGGAGGAACGCAAGGCCCGCCGCTTCGGCGAATTCTCCTTCCGCACCGGCAATATCTACACCGCGGCCGTGCTGCGGCAGTGGTTGTCGTGGGCGTTCGACCGCGCGGACGCGCCGACCGAGGTGTGGGAGCACGACGGCCGGTGCTACGACCCGTATCGGCCCGCCATCGAGCCCGACGGGTTTTCCAGTGCGGCAGAGCTTTTCGAGGCACGGTCGGTCACGCTGGCGGCGATCCGGGATGCGGTGATCGAGGCGCGCTGGTTCATCTTCACCCTCGGCCTCACCGAGGCATGGCTCGACACCGCCGACGGGACCACGTATCCGGCCTGCCCGGGCACCGTGCGCGGCACCTTCGATCCGCAGCGACACGCCTTCCACAACTACACATTCGCCGAGGTGCACCGCGACCTGACCGCGGCGCTCGATATCGCCCGCGCCGCCAATCCGGAGCTGCGGTTCGTGCTGACCGTCTCCCCGGTGCCGCTCACCGCGACCGCCACCGACGATCACATCCTGGTCGCCAACGGCTACAGCAAGTCCGTGCTGCGCGGCGTCGCGGGCCAATTCGCCCAGGAGTGCGACGATGTCGACTACTTCCCCTCCTACGAGCTCATTACCGGCGCGCCGTTCCGCAGCGGATTCTATGCGCCGAATCTGCGAGAGGTGACGCCCGAGGGCGTCGAATTCGTCCTGCGCCACTTCCTGTCCGCGCTCACCGGGCAGGCCGTCGCGACCGGTCCGGCCCGCACCGCGTCCGGCACACCGACCACGGGAGGAGACGTCTGTGAGGACGCCGTACTCGACTACTACGGCCCCCGCTAG